Below is a genomic region from Mucilaginibacter auburnensis.
TTTTACGCAGGAAACCTTACAGGAAGGCTTAGCATTTGTAGCTACTATTGGCTTGCCTGTGGTTTTAAAAGCCGACGGCCTTGCCGCAGGTAAAGGTGTTTTAATATGTACCACTGTTGAAGAGGCTCAGTTAGAACTGGTTGAAATGCTTAGCAATGCCAAATTTGGCGCGGCCAGCAGCAAGGTTGTGGTTGAGCAGTTTTTGCGTGGCATTGAACTTTCTGTTTTTGTATTGACCGATGGCGATAATTATAAAATTTTACCATCTGCCAAAGATTATAAGCGTATAGGCGAAGGTGATACGGGTTTAAATACAGGCGGCATGGGTTCTATCTCCCCTGTTCCGTTTGCTGATGAGACCTTTATTAAAAAGGTGGAGGACCGCGTTATCATCCCTACTATTGAGGGGTTGAAAAAGGATGGCATCCCTTACAAAGGCTTTATTTTTATAGGCCTGATGAACTGCGACGGCGACCCGTACATGATTGAGTACAACTGCCGTATGGGCGACCCGGAAACGGAAAGCGTTATGCTACGTATTGAAACCGACTTGGTGGAGTTGCTACAAGGCGTGGCCGATGGCAATCTGAATGAAAAAGAACTTTCGATATCTGATAAGGTTGCCGTTACTGTAGTTTGCGTAGCGGGTGGTTACCCTGGCGAATATTTGAAGAACAAAGTAATATCAGGCATTGAGAATGTGCGCGGTTCGCAGGTGTTTCATGCCGGTACTTCTTTTAATGCCGATGGCGAAGTTATTACCACAGGTGGACGCGTGTTGGCTATTACTACCTTGCAGGACAACTTGTTTAACGCCCTGCAACAAGCTACGGCAGATGCCAGCAGGATTTATTATGATGGTGTTTATTTCAGAAAAGATATTGGGTTTGATTTAATTTAGAGCAATATTGGCTTAGCAAAAGATACCTGTGGGATTTTCCGGCTTAACGGACTTCCCGACTAAAATAATATATTTGAAATAATGCTAACGCTAACCACCCACACCCTTGAAAAAATGGAGCTATTGCTTAAAACAGCGGGTTATAAAGTGCGTTATGAAAAAGGGAACTTTAAAACAGGTGCCTGCCTGCTGCAAAACAGCAAAATAATTGTGATTAACCGCTTCTCAAATCTGGAGAGCAAAGTACTGGCGCTTGCTGAATTACTGCGTGAACTGGAAATTGATCATGCCGTGTTAGATGACAAACAAATAGCTTTTTTGCAGCAACTTAAACAAACCAAACTGGAACTGTGACAATAACTTTTTTAGGAACCGGAACATCGCAGGGCGTACCTGTAATTGCATGTGACTGCGAGGTTTGCACCTCAACCGACAGTCACGACAAGCGGTTGCGCAGTTCTATTCTGGTTGAAAGCGATACCACAACGGTTGTTATTGATTCGGGACCCGACTTTAGGTACCAGATGTTGCGCGCGAATGTGCAAAAACTGGATGGCCTGGTTTTTACCCACGAACATAAGGACCACGTTGCAGGCATGGATGACATACGCGCCTTCAATTTTAAGCAACAGGCGCCTATGAATATTTATGCTGATACCCGCGTGCAGGCTACCATAGTACGTGAGTTTCCGTATGTTTTTGCTGAACATAAATATCCGGGCATTCCGCAGGTAAATTTAAACACTATAGCCGACGCGCCTTTTAACGTAGGCGACATTACCTTCACCCCTATTGAGGTAATGCACTATAGGCTACCCATACTGGGTTTCCGGATAAACGACTTTACCTATATAACCGACGCGAAGACGATATCTGACAGTGAAAAAGAAAAACTGAAAGGCACTAAAACACTGGTATTGAACGCCCTGCAAAAACAGGCGCACATATCACACTTTACCTTTCAGGAAGCCATTGATTTTGCTCTGGAGATTGGCGCCCAACAAACTTACTTTACCCACATTAGTCACCGTTTGGGCAAACACGCCGATGTAAGCACCGAATTGCCACCCGGCATACAATTGGCTTACGACGGTTTAAAGCTGACTATTTAGCTTTTTGCGGCTTAGTAAAATTAGCATCCCAAAGAGCTTTTGTAATACGGGCTATTACGCTTTCCCTTGTATCCAGATCAGCAGTTGAGTTTCCTATAAAAATAGCTATAGCCAGATGCTGACCGTTAGGCAGGGTAATAATCCCAACATCATTTGTAGCTGCAGTAACGCCTTCGGCATTAGTATTTGACCGACCTGTTTTATGAGCCACAACGGTACCTTGAGGCAATAAGCCTTTTATTTGTTTAGGGCCTGTAGTTGTTTGCAGCATCTTTTTTATCAATGTGTCGGTGTTGGCTTTATCCAATGCCTTGCCCTGATAAAAAACATCCAGCAACTGCACCATAGCAGCGGGCTTGCACCAGTTGGTATACTGCACTTCCCATGCAGCACTCATATCCAACTCAGATGCGTCTACAACAATACCTTTAACCCGCAAGCGGCGCAGGTTGTCCATTACAGGTTTTACGCCGCCAATTTTGTCCAACAAAATATCGCAGGCATTATTATCACTGTAACTCACCATGTAGGTAAGTAATTCACTTAAAGGAATATTAACTCCCTTGGGATATTTTTCAAACAGCGGTCCGTTTTTGTGGTGCATATCACGGTCGCTTATTTTAAAGGTTTGATCAAGGCTGAATTTCCCGCGTTCAACTTCATGCAAAACGGCCAACGCTATCGGGAACTTCATAACGCTTTGCATTACCATTTGCCCTTCGCCATGGTAAGAAACGGAATCGCGCGTTTCTAAATTCAAAGCTGTGAACGAAACTATGCCTTTAGCATCCCTTGCTATATCAGTTATTTGCTGTTGTATGTTTGACTGTGCCTTTGCAGAAAAAGCCAGAAAACCCAGCAGCACAGCAGTTATGTATTTGTTTAACATGACATTATGATTTAATTGTCTAAAGGGTAAAACGCAGCTACTAAAATAATATTATACGCGGTATGGTATGCTGTAAAAGTATTAACTTGCCATTAAAAATCGCGACAGATTATGGAATTTGGCCGGATAAATCCTGAAGAGTTAGACAATGTAGATTTCACACTTCCTCCTGATGCCGAACTCACCAATACAACACTTGCCGCTGCAAAAAGTTCTGCCCCTTTACAGGTACGTGTGGGTTGCGCCAAGTGGGGACGAAAGGAATGGGTAGGAAAAATTTATCCGCCTAAAACAAAGGATGCCAATTTTTTAGACGAATACGTTAAACACTTTGACTGTATAGAGTTGAATGCCACCTTTTATAACGTTTACCCGGCGGCAACTATCAGCAAATGGAAGGAGAAAGTAGACAGTAATCCTGATTTTAAATTTTGCCCCAAGTTTTCGCAAAGCATAAGTCACATACGCAGGCTGAAAAATGCGGAAGAAATTACTACGCAATTTTATGATGGCATAATGGCCTTTGGTGATAAGCTTGGACCATTGTTTTTGCAGCTGAGCGATAACTTTACACCAAAAAGTTTCCCTGAGTTAAAAGCTTACCTGGAGCACCTACCTAAGGATGTACCCATATTTGTAGAGCTGCGCCACAAAGAATGGTTTGCCAACAACGAGGTACGCAATAATGCTTTTAAATTATTCCAGGAGTTGGGCATTGGCGCGGTTATTACAGACGCCAGCGGCAGGCGGGATTGTGTACACATGACTTTACCTACCCCACACGCCTTTATCCGCTTTGTGGGTAATAGTTTGCACCGAAGCGACTACCAGCGCGTTGACGATTGGGTGGAGCGCATAAAACAATGGCGGGATAAAGGTTTGCAGTCGGTTTGGTTTTTTATGCACCAGCATGATGAGCGCTACTCGCCCGAACTGGCTGATTACGTTTCGGAACAACTGAATACTAAACTCGGGCTGGCATTACCACGGCCTAATTTTTTAGATAGAGATAAAGGACTTTTTGATTAAGCCCTTGCATTTATATTTTATGAAAGACATTAACACCCTCTATCGTGAAGCGGTAGCACTTCTTCAAAAACTAATAGCCACCCCATCTTTAAGCAAGGAAGAAAATGTTACTGCCGATATTATTGAAGGCTTTTTAAAGAGCAAAGGCGTTACTACTCACCGTAAAATAAACAATGTTTGGGCGCGTAACAAACATTTTGATGAAGCAAAGCCAACCATATTACTTAACTCGCACCATGATACGGTTAAACCCAACACCGGTTATACCCGTGATCCATTCGATGCCAGGATTGAAGACGGCAAGCTGTTCGGCTTGGGTAGCAATGATGCCGGAGGGTGCCTGGTATCGTTAATAGCTACTTTTTTGTATTTCTATGATCGTGAAGATCTGAAATATAATTTCTGCCTGGCAGCAACTGCCGAAGAAGAAATTTCGGGATTAAACGGCATTGAGCTGGTTGTGCCTGATCTTGGTCAACTGGAATTTGGCATAGTAGGCGAACCTACCTTAATGCAGTTAGCCGTTGCCGAGCGTGGCTTAATGGTATTGGATTGCGTTGCCCATGGCAAAGCCGGCCATGCTGCACGTGAGGAAGGCGAGAATGCCATCTACAACGCCATGAAAGATATTGAATGGTTCCGCACCTTCCGTTTTCCAAAAGAGTCGGATGTGTTTGGGCCTATTAAAATGTCGGTAACAGTTATTAATGCAGGCTCACAGCACAACGTTGTTCCGGCAAGCTGCAACTTTGTGGTGGATATAAGGGTTACTGATGCTTACCGTAATGAGGAAGTGCTTGACATAATAAGGCAGCATGTAAAATGTGATGTTAAGGCACGGTCTACCCGTTTAAAACCATCATCTATCAACAGGAAACACCCTATTGTGCAAGCTGGTATCAGTTTGGGCAGAACCACATACGGATCACCCACCACATCAGACCAGGCTTTGCTGGATATTGAAACATTAAAAATTGGCCCCGGCGATTCGGCCCGTTCGCATATGGCCGACGAGTTTATTTATGTGGAGGAAATAAAGGACGGGATTGAGTTGTATGTGGCGATGTTGGAGAAAATTGTGTGATTGTCTGAACTAAGATTTTTAAGATTAAAACTATTTTAGGACTTGTTAAGTTAATGATAGGCACTATTATGGCAACTTAACATCTTAAACCTACAGATAAAGATTTCGCAAAGAAACTTGTCGCCGCTTTAGACGTCGGTCTTCAACCAATGACAGAAAAGGCTGCAGTAAACAACGAAAGCCTTGTTATTGGTTTTAAAGATGGTTCAGCGGCTACCGTTCCTGCCAAAGAACTCTTAAAAAATCTTTCAAAATAACTCAACGGTATTCTGCCGTTCCGTTGCTAATCCGTCCGTTCCATCATCAAAATATTTCACATATTTGCAGCATGACTAAGCTGTGGCAAAAAGATATTGATGTTAATTCGTTGGTAGAAAACTTTACCGTTGGGCGCGATACCGAGTTTGACGCGCAAATGGCTGCGTTTGACGTATTGGGCTCATTGGCGCATACCAAAATGTTGAAGAGCATTGGCCTGATGAGTGGCGAAGACCTTGAACTGGTTCAGCGCGAACTTAAAAACATTTATGCCGATATAGAAAAAGGCAACTTTACCATTGAGCCGGGTGTGGAGGATGTGCATTCGCAGGTGGAGATGCTGCTTACCCAACGTATTGGCGAAGCCGGAAAGAAAATTCACAGCGGCCGTTCACGTAACGACCAGGTTTTGGTTGATCTGAAACTATTTTTCAGACATGAACTGCAACAGGTAGTTGCAGAAACCGACAATCTTTTCAGAGAACTCATCTCGCTGAGCGAAAAACATAAAAATGTTTTATTACCGGGTTATACGCACCTGCAAGTGGCTATGCCATCGTCATTTGGTTTATGGTTTGGCGCTTATGCCGAGAGCCTTACTGATGATCTGGAAATGGTATTGGCCGCTTATAAAATAACTAACAAAAACCCCTTGGGTTCTGCTGCTGGTTATGGCTCATCGTTCCCGCTGAACAGGACCATGACCACCGAGTTACTTGGTTTTGACAGCCTGAACTACAACGTAGTTTACGCGCAAATGGGTCGCGGCAAAACTGAACGTATTATTGCACAAGCCATATCATCCATCGCCGCCACTTTGGCTAAAATGGCCATGGACCAGACTTTATACCTGAGTCAGAATTTTGCATTTGTAAGCTACCCGGATACATTGACCACGGGCAGCAGCATTATGCCACATAAAAAGAACCCTGATGTTTGGGAAATTATGCGCGGCAAGTGTAACCGTTTGCAAGCTTTGCCTAATGATGTTGCCATGATGACCACCAACCTGCCATCGGGCTATCACCGTGAGTTGCAATTGTTAAAAGAATTACTTTTCCCTGCTTTTGCTGAGTTAAAAAGCTGCCTGCAAATGGCCACCTTTATGCTGCAAAACATTACGGTAAATACTGACATATTAAACGACCCTAAATACGCGTACCTTTTCAGCGTGGAAGAGGTTAACCGCATGGTACTGAACGGCACACCTTTCCGCGATGCATATAAAAAGATAGGTATGGCCATTGAACAAGGCGAGTTCAATCCGTCTAAAACAGTAATACATACCCACGAAGGCAGCATTGGCAATTTGAACAATGAGCGCATTATTGCCGCTATGGAAACACTGGTTAACAGCTTTAATTTTGATAAAGTAACCTGGGCGGTAGCGCGGTTAGTAAAGTAAGGTTAGAGACTGGTGATTAGACCAATATTCACTAATCTCTGATCACTGATTAACTAATCAACTAAATTATGAACGGACAAAACAGAAGCGACATATACCCGGGTCTGGAGGTAGATATCATCCTGAAAAAGGACCAGCGCAGCGGCACGTTAACGCGTGGCATTGTAGACAAACTACTTACCAGCGCAGCCTATCATTCGCGTGGCATTAAAGTGCGTTTGGAAGACGGACAAGTTGGCCGTGTGGCTTTTATTGTTGAGGAAGAGTAGTACCTTTAGTTAATAGGTGATGGTTGATGGTTCATAGCACTAAACGACTGAACAAATATCATGAAACTATGATCAACAAACTATGAACCATAAAGAATCAGATCGTCAAATATTTTTCAAGGTGGATGCTCATTACCGCTTTTTGATAGCGTTGGTGGCGTCGGCAGGCGGCTTCTTTTTAGTTCATTCGGACGAAACCTTACCAGAAGGCATCCTGATGGCCTGGATCTGCTTCGCTTTTATGGTGATTATTTTAGACTGGATCATCATTTTCACCTCGCACCCTATGGAAGTGCGCAGAATTGCCAAACTGCAGGATTCCAGTCGCTCCTTTCTTTTTCTGTTTACTATTGTTTCAGCGGTAATGAGTTTGGCCGCTATCGTTTTTCTTTTGCTATCGGCTAAGGGCCATACGGGTAGTGGCGTTGCCTTTCCGGTGGTTTTGGCTATGGCTTCGGTATTGGTATCATGGTGGCTGGTGCATACCTTGTTCACTTTGCGCTACGCTCATTTATATTACGAGCCCGAGCGTACCAAAAAACCTGCCGGTGGTTTAGAGTTTCCCGGCGATTTGAAAGAGCCCGATTATCTTGACTTTGTATACTTCTCCTTTGTTATCGGCATGACCTTTCAGGTATCAGATGTGGAAATATCCTCCCGCCGCATCAGGCGACTGGCTCTTATACACGCGTTAATTTCCTTTGCGTTTAATACGGCTATTGTTGCGTTGAGTATTAATATTATTTCGGGCTTGGTGTAGCGAAGTGCACTCCTTTTTAACAGGCCGCTACTCAGGTTTCATATCATGTAAAACTTAATTACACCGAATTGGTTTAATTTATATTTATAGGATGGAGAATTATCGGCAAATCAATCAACTTTTAAACGACTCTTCATTTTTTTATACCATTAGTATAGGTATTGATAGCATGTATTGTTACGTAAGCAAAAATTACGACAACAACTTCAAACTCAATCATGGTACATTACTCGGTAAACATTTCAGCGTTACGCTTCATCCTGAAGATGTGGCGATATGTGAAACCCTGGGAGCTAAATGTTTCTCTGAACCCGGCAAACTTATACCTGCTACCTTACGCAAACATGACGGAAAAGGAGGATTTGTTACCACCCAATGGGAAATGCAAGCCTATTTTGATGACAATGGACAACCTGCCGGCATATTTTGTATTGGTTACAATATTTCAGAATTTGTTTCAACGCAGAACCAATTAGATTCGGCACATACTCAACTTGACACTATAGGCTTCATACAATCGCATATGGTACGTAAGCCGCTGGCAAACATTATAGGCCTTTCAGATTTAATTAGCGAGCATACAAATGACAACGCCGTTACTCAACTCTGCCAAATGCTCAAACAGTCCTCCGAAGAATTAGATAGCATTATCAAAAACATATCTAAAGAGGCTACCAGACAATAATTAAGGCTTAGTGCTTACTCTATCTTCGAATACTTCTTCGTATCCTTCATTAATGCATAAATAACCAGCGACACCAGAATACAGCCGGTTACATACCAGTAAAACAATTGTTCGTGACCGCCCTTTTTAAAAGATAAGGCTACCTGCTCGGCCGTACCGCCAAATATAGAAACTGCTATGCCATATGGAAAGCCTACACCCAATGCACGTATGTTGGCCGGAAAAAGTTCAGCTTTTACCACTGCGTTAATAGAGGTATAACCGCTAACAATGATTAAGGCCGCCATAATGAGCGCGAATGCCTCCCAAAAGTTATTAGTGTGGCTAAGTGCTGTCAATATAGGCACTGTTGCCAATGCGCCAAATATGCCAAAGCCAATTAATAAAGGCTTGCGCCCTACCTTATCAGACAGTAAACCAAACAGCGGCTGCAGCAACATAAAAATAGCCAGCGTAAGCGTAGATATAAGTGTTGCATCGCCATTGCTAAAGCCCGAACTGATAACCAGGAACTTTTGCATGTAAGTAGTGAAAGTATAGAAAGCCAGGGTGCCGCCCATGGTTAAACCAATAACAGTCAAAACTGCTTTTGGGTGTGCCGCCAATGCTTTTAAAGTACCACGCTTTGCCTTGTCTTGTTCATCAGCCGGTATTTGGACCGACTCCTGCAAACTGCGGCGTAAATACATTACGCTGATGGCCAGCACCGCACCAATGGCAAACGGTATGCGCCAACCCCAGCTGTACAATTGTTGTTCGGTTAAAAACGTACGTTGTAGTAATACCAATATACCAAGCGCCAGCAACTGCCCCATAATAAGTGTTACATACTGAAACGATGAATAAAAACCCCGGCGCTTGTGCGTTGCCATTTCGCTGAGGTAAGTTGCGCTTGTGCCGTACTCACCCCCAACACTCAGGCCCTGTATAACGCGGGCCAATACCAGCAACACCGGCGCGGCAACGCCAATAGTATCATACGCCGGAATAAGCGCAATAAAAAGTGAGCCAATGCTCATCATTAAAACTGATGCTGTTAAGGCCGCTTTTCGTCCTTTTTTATCAGCGTAAGTGCCCATTACCCAACCGCCTATGGGGCGCATTAAAAAGCCGAGCGCAAAAACACCTGCACTTTTTAACAGCTCAGCTGTTTTATCATCCGAAGGAAAAAAAGCGCCCGAAAAGTACAAGGCAAAGGCCGAATACACATACCAATCATACCACTCCACGAGGTTACCTAATGACCCACCTATTATTGAACGGACGCGTTGAGCGGTGCTGAGCGTTTGAGACATTTAGTGTAAACAATTATTAATGAAGTAAATATGTAGAAAATAAATTTGCGCCTATGAAAATAGTGCTAACTTAGTAGTACTAAATCCATCAAAATGCAAGGTATCACATTCTCCCTTATCAATACCAAAATTTTCAATATTGTTCTGTGTGTAATTTTACCATTGGTGGTATTGGCTTGCTTGTCCGCGTATACCTCAACATTAAACAAATTTGATGCTAAATGGCTTTTAAGTGCAGATTTTTTGAAAATGATTGTTGTGCTGATGTGTTATGCCATACCGCTTACTTACTTTTTGAGTAAAGTTTATGAGTTAACAGCCGGCAGCGAAGATAGCGGATCTTCGGTTTTTGCTTTTATTGCAGCCTGCGTGTTAATACTGCCTTTAGCTTTTATTGCCCTGGTAATGTTTGCCAAATTAAGCTTTGTTATACCAATATTATTAACACTTGCAATCGCCTTTCTGTATTATCGCTCGTTAAAGCTTGTGGCTTGTTAGTGATAG
It encodes:
- a CDS encoding YwbE family protein, with translation MNGQNRSDIYPGLEVDIILKKDQRSGTLTRGIVDKLLTSAAYHSRGIKVRLEDGQVGRVAFIVEEE
- a CDS encoding MBL fold metallo-hydrolase; this encodes MTITFLGTGTSQGVPVIACDCEVCTSTDSHDKRLRSSILVESDTTTVVIDSGPDFRYQMLRANVQKLDGLVFTHEHKDHVAGMDDIRAFNFKQQAPMNIYADTRVQATIVREFPYVFAEHKYPGIPQVNLNTIADAPFNVGDITFTPIEVMHYRLPILGFRINDFTYITDAKTISDSEKEKLKGTKTLVLNALQKQAHISHFTFQEAIDFALEIGAQQTYFTHISHRLGKHADVSTELPPGIQLAYDGLKLTI
- a CDS encoding M20 family metallo-hydrolase, with the translated sequence MKDINTLYREAVALLQKLIATPSLSKEENVTADIIEGFLKSKGVTTHRKINNVWARNKHFDEAKPTILLNSHHDTVKPNTGYTRDPFDARIEDGKLFGLGSNDAGGCLVSLIATFLYFYDREDLKYNFCLAATAEEEISGLNGIELVVPDLGQLEFGIVGEPTLMQLAVAERGLMVLDCVAHGKAGHAAREEGENAIYNAMKDIEWFRTFRFPKESDVFGPIKMSVTVINAGSQHNVVPASCNFVVDIRVTDAYRNEEVLDIIRQHVKCDVKARSTRLKPSSINRKHPIVQAGISLGRTTYGSPTTSDQALLDIETLKIGPGDSARSHMADEFIYVEEIKDGIELYVAMLEKIV
- the argH gene encoding argininosuccinate lyase, coding for MTKLWQKDIDVNSLVENFTVGRDTEFDAQMAAFDVLGSLAHTKMLKSIGLMSGEDLELVQRELKNIYADIEKGNFTIEPGVEDVHSQVEMLLTQRIGEAGKKIHSGRSRNDQVLVDLKLFFRHELQQVVAETDNLFRELISLSEKHKNVLLPGYTHLQVAMPSSFGLWFGAYAESLTDDLEMVLAAYKITNKNPLGSAAGYGSSFPLNRTMTTELLGFDSLNYNVVYAQMGRGKTERIIAQAISSIAATLAKMAMDQTLYLSQNFAFVSYPDTLTTGSSIMPHKKNPDVWEIMRGKCNRLQALPNDVAMMTTNLPSGYHRELQLLKELLFPAFAELKSCLQMATFMLQNITVNTDILNDPKYAYLFSVEEVNRMVLNGTPFRDAYKKIGMAIEQGEFNPSKTVIHTHEGSIGNLNNERIIAAMETLVNSFNFDKVTWAVARLVK
- a CDS encoding DUF72 domain-containing protein, with translation MEFGRINPEELDNVDFTLPPDAELTNTTLAAAKSSAPLQVRVGCAKWGRKEWVGKIYPPKTKDANFLDEYVKHFDCIELNATFYNVYPAATISKWKEKVDSNPDFKFCPKFSQSISHIRRLKNAEEITTQFYDGIMAFGDKLGPLFLQLSDNFTPKSFPELKAYLEHLPKDVPIFVELRHKEWFANNEVRNNAFKLFQELGIGAVITDASGRRDCVHMTLPTPHAFIRFVGNSLHRSDYQRVDDWVERIKQWRDKGLQSVWFFMHQHDERYSPELADYVSEQLNTKLGLALPRPNFLDRDKGLFD
- a CDS encoding DUF1345 domain-containing protein gives rise to the protein MNHKESDRQIFFKVDAHYRFLIALVASAGGFFLVHSDETLPEGILMAWICFAFMVIILDWIIIFTSHPMEVRRIAKLQDSSRSFLFLFTIVSAVMSLAAIVFLLLSAKGHTGSGVAFPVVLAMASVLVSWWLVHTLFTLRYAHLYYEPERTKKPAGGLEFPGDLKEPDYLDFVYFSFVIGMTFQVSDVEISSRRIRRLALIHALISFAFNTAIVALSINIISGLV
- a CDS encoding MFS transporter; its protein translation is MSQTLSTAQRVRSIIGGSLGNLVEWYDWYVYSAFALYFSGAFFPSDDKTAELLKSAGVFALGFLMRPIGGWVMGTYADKKGRKAALTASVLMMSIGSLFIALIPAYDTIGVAAPVLLVLARVIQGLSVGGEYGTSATYLSEMATHKRRGFYSSFQYVTLIMGQLLALGILVLLQRTFLTEQQLYSWGWRIPFAIGAVLAISVMYLRRSLQESVQIPADEQDKAKRGTLKALAAHPKAVLTVIGLTMGGTLAFYTFTTYMQKFLVISSGFSNGDATLISTLTLAIFMLLQPLFGLLSDKVGRKPLLIGFGIFGALATVPILTALSHTNNFWEAFALIMAALIIVSGYTSINAVVKAELFPANIRALGVGFPYGIAVSIFGGTAEQVALSFKKGGHEQLFYWYVTGCILVSLVIYALMKDTKKYSKIE
- the bla gene encoding class A beta-lactamase; the protein is MLNKYITAVLLGFLAFSAKAQSNIQQQITDIARDAKGIVSFTALNLETRDSVSYHGEGQMVMQSVMKFPIALAVLHEVERGKFSLDQTFKISDRDMHHKNGPLFEKYPKGVNIPLSELLTYMVSYSDNNACDILLDKIGGVKPVMDNLRRLRVKGIVVDASELDMSAAWEVQYTNWCKPAAMVQLLDVFYQGKALDKANTDTLIKKMLQTTTGPKQIKGLLPQGTVVAHKTGRSNTNAEGVTAATNDVGIITLPNGQHLAIAIFIGNSTADLDTRESVIARITKALWDANFTKPQKAK
- the purD gene encoding phosphoribosylamine--glycine ligase — its product is MNILIIGSGGRESAFAWKLSQSQQCSQIFIAPGNAGTGQYGTNVNIAVTDFEGIKQFALANAVDMVLVGPEEPLVKGIHDFFLADEQVKHIPVIGPQAEGAQLEGSKDFSKQFMSRHNIPAAASQTFTQETLQEGLAFVATIGLPVVLKADGLAAGKGVLICTTVEEAQLELVEMLSNAKFGAASSKVVVEQFLRGIELSVFVLTDGDNYKILPSAKDYKRIGEGDTGLNTGGMGSISPVPFADETFIKKVEDRVIIPTIEGLKKDGIPYKGFIFIGLMNCDGDPYMIEYNCRMGDPETESVMLRIETDLVELLQGVADGNLNEKELSISDKVAVTVVCVAGGYPGEYLKNKVISGIENVRGSQVFHAGTSFNADGEVITTGGRVLAITTLQDNLFNALQQATADASRIYYDGVYFRKDIGFDLI